The Litchfieldia alkalitelluris genome has a window encoding:
- the cydC gene encoding thiol reductant ABC exporter subunit CydC, whose product MRELKSVIKLMLMERKDMYISILFGVFAGISTVAVFADSGYLVSKAALLPPLYILTIFVALLKLFTVLRAFSRYAERYYSHKATFTILSNLRTYFFTKLEPLAPSLFQRFRSGDLLARVVGDVESLQHFFLRVYYPPIVMLVVFLTTIIFTAIFSLPVAFILLTGLIITGFCIPLIFAIKQQGIQSSILQLRAQLSTDTTEFLYGFLDLKLYQKLSFKEQVLSHTSDVYIGEQQDRGKQEQLNVAINHWFSLVTSWFVLALGAYLVSTKELDGVFLAMLVLVSLTVFETAAPMTEAPSYFEDSRNAAIRLFSIIDEAQNQQDLTSKNRLVELQKAPEIECKNVKFYFPGESRPTLSNVSLLLPSGSKTAIVGPSGCGKSTLLNLLLNLYPPSSGTITLQGQPLADLDEDLLWKNISLVLQSNHFFYGTVRDNLKLAGENISDKEMSEILSCVKLDQLSLDSTILEKGGNLSGGEKQRLAIARAMLKKSSLLLLDEPTSSVDPITEQRVMNRLFTQAKGNTIVLISHKLTGLERMDQIIVMDNGRIIENGTFHDLMRRKGYFYQMKKIEKSVFYN is encoded by the coding sequence ATGAGGGAATTAAAATCCGTAATCAAGTTGATGTTAATGGAACGGAAGGATATGTACATTTCGATACTATTTGGAGTATTTGCTGGAATTTCCACGGTTGCCGTGTTTGCAGACAGCGGATATCTCGTTTCGAAGGCAGCACTGCTTCCACCTCTATATATACTCACGATTTTTGTAGCCTTGTTAAAATTATTCACAGTACTTCGTGCCTTTAGCAGGTATGCGGAACGCTATTACTCACACAAAGCTACTTTTACAATCTTAAGTAATTTAAGGACCTATTTCTTTACAAAACTAGAACCACTTGCGCCTTCACTTTTTCAAAGATTTCGCAGTGGTGACTTGTTAGCCAGGGTTGTTGGTGATGTAGAAAGCTTGCAGCATTTTTTTCTTCGCGTTTATTATCCACCAATTGTAATGCTCGTTGTTTTCCTTACGACGATTATTTTTACAGCAATCTTTTCCTTGCCTGTGGCATTTATTCTGTTAACAGGACTAATCATAACCGGCTTTTGTATTCCCCTTATTTTTGCTATAAAACAGCAGGGTATCCAATCAAGTATCCTACAGCTTCGCGCTCAGCTATCTACTGACACAACCGAATTTTTATATGGCTTTTTAGATTTAAAGCTTTATCAGAAGCTATCATTTAAAGAACAGGTACTGAGTCATACATCAGACGTTTACATTGGGGAGCAACAAGATAGAGGAAAACAGGAACAATTAAACGTTGCAATCAATCACTGGTTTTCTCTCGTTACTTCCTGGTTTGTGCTTGCTTTAGGAGCTTACCTAGTATCTACGAAAGAGCTTGATGGCGTTTTTTTAGCAATGCTTGTTCTCGTCTCGTTAACGGTATTTGAGACGGCAGCTCCAATGACAGAGGCACCGAGTTATTTCGAAGATTCTAGAAATGCTGCCATTCGACTGTTTTCTATCATAGATGAAGCCCAGAACCAACAAGATCTTACAAGCAAAAACAGATTAGTAGAGCTACAAAAAGCACCGGAGATTGAATGTAAAAACGTCAAGTTTTACTTTCCAGGAGAATCTCGCCCTACTCTATCTAATGTTTCCTTACTATTACCTAGCGGTTCCAAAACTGCGATAGTTGGACCCAGTGGATGTGGAAAATCTACATTGCTTAATCTATTACTAAACCTTTACCCACCCTCTAGTGGAACAATCACTTTACAGGGGCAACCGTTAGCAGATTTAGATGAAGATCTGCTTTGGAAAAACATCTCCCTAGTTCTCCAAAGCAATCACTTCTTTTATGGTACGGTTAGAGATAACTTAAAGCTTGCAGGTGAAAATATTTCTGACAAGGAAATGAGTGAAATACTATCATGTGTAAAACTAGACCAACTGTCCTTAGACTCTACCATTTTAGAAAAAGGGGGAAATCTTTCAGGTGGTGAAAAACAGAGGCTTGCCATTGCAAGAGCTATGCTTAAAAAGAGTAGCCTGTTGTTACTTGATGAACCCACCTCGTCTGTTGACCCCATTACAGAACAGCGAGTGATGAACAGGTTATTTACACAAGCAAAAGGGAACACCATTGTTCTCATCAGCCACAAACTAACCGGGTTAGAACGAATGGACCAGATCATAGTTATGGATAACGGAAGGATTATTGAAAATGGAACATTCCACGATTTAATGAGAAGAAAAGGCTACTTTTATCAAATGAAGAAGATAGAAAAAAGCGTTTTTTATAACTAG
- a CDS encoding PepSY domain-containing protein, which translates to MDNDDSRHIYEIEIVNGNRKAEIEIDAFTGKVLILEIETDDDDSNSDDDSDDDDN; encoded by the coding sequence TTGGATAATGATGATAGCCGTCATATATACGAAATCGAAATAGTAAATGGAAACAGAAAAGCAGAAATTGAAATAGATGCTTTTACCGGTAAGGTCCTCATTTTAGAAATTGAAACAGATGATGATGATAGCAATAGTGATGACGATAGTGATGATGATGATAATTAA
- the cydD gene encoding thiol reductant ABC exporter subunit CydD, with protein MKQLKDIVKKQKKGIYSLSFTAFVIACMTVTQSLLIVSIVMLIFLEEKPFSAVTSQLAALLAVFAVRGLFSYLHGKIGIGMASKVKKQFRNSLITQYTNNPIQTSIKGQSGKRVTLVTDVIDEIDPYFSKYYPQKILSSIVSLILLVAVFWQNWVSGVIMLVTAPLIPVFMIIIGKKTEKKAIQQLDKLTALAGKFLDSLQGLITLKLFGKVSEEADAIKKSSIEYRTATMDVLKFAFLSSLVLELISMLGIALIAFEVGLRLVVFQNISFFAGFFVLTIAPEFYKTLKDVGSAFHAGKGSIAAAKKIVEELEESDQIIKWGNERLSHSAGPPSIRLDNLSFTYGEDHFSLHGINAAFEPYSQIAIVGPSGSGKTSLLHLIAGMYLPSTGEILINNQPLFNYDEGEWFDKLIYISQDPYIFSGTIKDNILITCQGKIISQDELTNVIEKAGLTELIEQLEDGINTSIGEGGRGLSGGERQRIALARAFLKRPSIILFDEPTVGLDLYTESILQQSIKELAQDATIITVAHRLHTIKQADCILYLEKGTLVGKGTHKELLENTKDYLTMVEEQQGGVAG; from the coding sequence GTGAAGCAACTAAAAGACATTGTCAAAAAACAGAAAAAGGGCATATATTCTCTTTCATTTACTGCGTTTGTTATTGCTTGTATGACGGTAACCCAATCTTTATTGATTGTGTCTATCGTCATGCTCATTTTTCTAGAAGAGAAGCCGTTTTCAGCTGTTACTTCACAATTAGCAGCTCTTTTAGCTGTGTTTGCAGTAAGGGGGCTCTTTTCATATCTTCATGGAAAAATCGGTATTGGGATGGCATCTAAAGTAAAAAAACAGTTTCGTAACTCATTGATTACGCAGTATACCAATAACCCTATTCAAACATCTATAAAAGGGCAATCAGGTAAACGAGTAACTCTTGTTACTGATGTTATTGACGAAATCGACCCTTACTTTAGTAAATATTATCCACAAAAAATCTTATCTTCAATTGTATCACTCATTCTATTAGTAGCAGTCTTTTGGCAAAACTGGGTTTCGGGCGTCATTATGCTTGTGACTGCTCCTCTCATTCCAGTTTTCATGATTATCATTGGTAAAAAAACGGAAAAAAAGGCCATTCAGCAATTGGATAAACTTACTGCCCTTGCAGGAAAATTTCTTGATAGCTTGCAAGGATTAATTACCTTGAAGCTTTTCGGAAAAGTGAGTGAAGAAGCAGACGCCATAAAAAAGAGTAGCATTGAGTATCGTACCGCAACAATGGATGTACTTAAATTCGCCTTCCTTTCATCGCTCGTACTCGAGCTTATTTCGATGCTTGGGATCGCGTTAATTGCTTTCGAGGTAGGACTTCGTCTTGTGGTTTTTCAAAACATCTCTTTTTTTGCAGGATTTTTTGTCCTTACAATTGCTCCTGAATTTTATAAAACATTGAAGGATGTCGGCAGTGCCTTTCATGCAGGTAAAGGAAGCATTGCTGCTGCGAAAAAAATAGTAGAAGAACTGGAGGAATCCGATCAAATCATCAAATGGGGGAACGAACGGTTGTCGCACTCAGCTGGACCTCCAAGCATTAGGCTGGACAATCTTTCTTTTACGTATGGTGAGGATCACTTTTCTTTACATGGTATCAATGCAGCATTCGAGCCTTATAGCCAAATTGCCATTGTTGGACCAAGTGGTTCTGGCAAAACAAGCTTACTTCATTTAATAGCTGGGATGTACTTGCCTTCAACCGGAGAAATCTTAATTAATAATCAGCCACTTTTTAACTATGATGAAGGAGAATGGTTCGACAAGCTCATTTATATATCACAGGACCCTTACATATTTTCAGGAACAATTAAAGACAATATCCTCATTACCTGCCAAGGGAAAATAATCTCCCAAGACGAGCTTACCAATGTAATAGAAAAAGCAGGGCTCACAGAGCTTATAGAACAATTAGAAGATGGCATTAATACGTCAATTGGCGAAGGTGGCAGAGGGTTATCGGGTGGGGAAAGACAGCGAATTGCACTTGCTCGTGCCTTTTTAAAAAGGCCATCAATTATATTGTTTGATGAACCTACCGTCGGATTAGATCTTTATACAGAAAGCATTCTGCAACAATCAATTAAGGAGCTGGCCCAGGACGCGACCATCATTACTGTCGCACACCGATTACATACAATCAAACAAGCAGACTGTATTTTATATCTTGAAAAAGGGACTTTAGTTGGGAAAGGGACTCATAAAGAGCTATTGGAAAATACGAAGGATTATTTGACGATGGTAGAAGAACAGCAAGGAGGTGTTGCTGGATGA
- a CDS encoding cytochrome d ubiquinol oxidase subunit II, with translation MMEAYIAIIIIWLFLFLYALGGAIDFGAGFWSMFYFGRKDTTAASIANLYLTPSWKVTNVFLVLFVVAIVGFFPHAAFALGSIMIVPVSFVLILLIIRSAFMVYSYSIQKYTRLFTYISGITGLLIPALMLSILPIIIGGFVEVVGDRHYILYDRLLASPTLYAHIGFGLSAELFLSSLFLSDYAREANAMETYKVYRRNAIILGPIMLSMAVAATMTLIPEAMWMVENMVRQWHLFALSLVVFSIGYSALWWPSRKGRVGQPRVAVLFMVVQIGLASFAYGWSHMPYVVYPKLTIYDAFTNIKMYHSLLWGYAIGMAILVPSFYWFWRLFLKDERYLTDKKVDDVR, from the coding sequence ATAATGGAAGCCTATATTGCGATTATTATCATCTGGTTATTTTTGTTTTTGTATGCATTAGGTGGAGCGATAGATTTTGGTGCCGGCTTTTGGTCAATGTTTTATTTTGGACGGAAAGATACGACAGCAGCAAGCATAGCTAACTTGTACTTAACTCCTTCCTGGAAAGTAACGAATGTCTTCTTAGTATTATTTGTTGTAGCTATCGTCGGTTTTTTTCCGCACGCTGCCTTTGCTTTAGGGTCGATCATGATTGTTCCAGTAAGCTTTGTGCTCATTTTACTTATCATAAGAAGCGCTTTTATGGTTTATTCCTATTCGATACAAAAATATACGAGGCTATTTACTTATATCTCTGGAATTACCGGTCTATTAATTCCAGCACTCATGTTAAGTATCCTTCCCATTATTATTGGTGGATTTGTCGAAGTAGTTGGTGACCGTCATTATATTCTTTATGACAGACTGCTGGCTAGCCCAACACTTTATGCACACATCGGCTTTGGTTTATCTGCGGAATTGTTTCTATCCTCCCTATTCCTTAGCGATTATGCTAGAGAAGCTAACGCAATGGAAACTTATAAGGTGTATAGAAGAAATGCGATCATCCTAGGTCCTATCATGCTTAGTATGGCTGTTGCTGCAACCATGACACTCATTCCAGAAGCCATGTGGATGGTTGAAAATATGGTAAGACAATGGCACTTATTCGCATTAAGCCTCGTTGTATTTTCCATTGGATATAGTGCATTATGGTGGCCTTCGAGAAAAGGACGGGTCGGGCAGCCTCGGGTTGCTGTACTATTTATGGTGGTTCAAATAGGCCTAGCAAGCTTTGCATATGGTTGGAGCCATATGCCCTATGTTGTCTATCCAAAATTGACAATATATGACGCGTTCACAAACATTAAAATGTATCATTCACTCCTGTGGGGGTATGCAATCGGTATGGCAATTCTTGTGCCATCGTTCTATTGGTTTTGGCGCCTTTTTCTTAAAGATGAACGGTATCTTACAGATAAAAAAGTGGATGATGTACGGTAA
- a CDS encoding S1C family serine protease encodes MGYYDQDYEHLRQNRKGNKPGWVISAFVGAIIGALVILFSIPTLVEMNILPYDQQAAGIENDVKGTDGSPESIPANQTNVVVDVTTEITTAVDKVSEAVVGIVNLQESNFWATESSQEAGTGSGVVYKKAGDKAYVVTNHHVIEGASDIEVSLSDGTRVKAKFLGSDVWTDLAVLEIDGDHVEKVAEFGDSDHMKLGEPVIAIGNPLGLQFSGSVTQGIISGLNRSIPIDINQDGVPDWHADVMQTDAAINPGNSGGALVNIKGEVIGINSMKIAQSAVEGIGLSIPISIAKPIIEDLEMYNEVRRPVLGVGNLKALSEISGYHRQETLHLPEEVKDGVAILEVVPNTPASKAGLKDLDVIVEFDGKKIDSVIALRKHLYNEKVIGDSMEVTFYRNGKKQTVTVKLSDQSL; translated from the coding sequence ATGGGATATTATGATCAAGATTATGAACATCTTAGACAAAACCGAAAAGGAAATAAACCAGGTTGGGTCATATCTGCATTTGTTGGGGCAATCATTGGTGCTTTAGTGATATTATTCTCCATCCCAACACTAGTAGAAATGAATATCCTACCCTATGACCAACAAGCAGCTGGAATTGAAAATGATGTAAAAGGGACAGATGGTTCACCTGAAAGCATCCCAGCGAATCAAACCAATGTTGTTGTAGATGTAACGACAGAAATCACCACAGCAGTTGATAAAGTAAGTGAAGCAGTCGTAGGGATTGTAAACTTACAGGAATCAAACTTCTGGGCAACAGAATCTTCACAGGAAGCTGGAACAGGCTCTGGTGTCGTTTATAAAAAAGCTGGTGATAAGGCATATGTGGTAACGAACCATCACGTCATCGAGGGTGCTTCTGATATTGAAGTAAGCTTAAGTGATGGGACTCGAGTAAAAGCTAAATTTCTCGGAAGTGATGTTTGGACCGACTTAGCTGTACTTGAAATTGATGGAGATCATGTTGAAAAGGTAGCCGAATTTGGAGACTCTGATCATATGAAGTTAGGTGAACCAGTCATTGCAATCGGAAATCCTCTAGGATTACAATTCTCAGGTTCAGTTACACAAGGAATTATCTCAGGCTTAAACCGTTCAATTCCAATTGATATTAATCAAGATGGTGTACCAGACTGGCATGCAGATGTTATGCAAACAGATGCAGCTATTAACCCAGGTAATAGTGGTGGAGCCCTAGTGAACATTAAGGGGGAAGTCATTGGAATTAATTCAATGAAGATCGCGCAAAGTGCTGTAGAGGGTATTGGACTATCCATTCCGATTTCAATTGCAAAACCAATTATTGAAGATCTTGAAATGTACAATGAAGTTCGAAGACCAGTTTTAGGTGTAGGAAATCTAAAAGCATTAAGTGAAATTTCAGGCTATCACCGTCAGGAAACATTACATCTACCTGAAGAGGTAAAAGATGGAGTAGCTATTTTAGAAGTAGTACCAAATACTCCTGCATCAAAAGCGGGTCTTAAAGATCTTGATGTGATTGTAGAATTTGATGGGAAGAAAATTGATTCAGTCATCGCTTTAAGGAAGCATTTATATAATGAAAAAGTTATTGGTGATTCAATGGAAGTAACATTTTATCGTAATGGTAAAAAGCAGACGGTGACAGTGAAATTATCAGACCAATCATTATAG
- a CDS encoding two-component system regulatory protein YycI, which yields MDWSKTKTIFIVTFLILNIFLGYQLMEKKDRSELDVIAEASIEEHLEAEQITYVELPKEQPKEGTYISGKTKFFTLEDIKDLKNQEINIDTKALLQAKLNEPYKITESNFEPKLEQFLKDHVLNGESYELWKVDEEVGNIILFQKYEGKIFYNDAKNISGLLVLKINKDKEITSYQQTMLYSFEEYDKKEILPAIKAIENLYKNDHLKSGSKVTKIELGYYPLVQLSESQVLAPTWHIVVDSQVDYYVNAFEGQILEIME from the coding sequence GTGGATTGGAGTAAGACTAAAACGATCTTTATTGTTACATTCCTTATCCTGAATATTTTTCTCGGCTATCAATTAATGGAGAAAAAGGATCGTAGTGAGCTTGATGTAATTGCTGAAGCTAGTATTGAAGAGCATTTAGAAGCTGAGCAAATTACGTATGTAGAGTTACCAAAGGAACAACCAAAAGAGGGAACTTACATTAGTGGAAAAACTAAATTCTTCACCTTAGAAGATATAAAGGATTTAAAGAACCAAGAGATAAATATCGATACAAAGGCATTACTACAGGCGAAGTTGAATGAACCATATAAGATCACAGAGTCTAATTTTGAACCAAAGCTTGAGCAGTTTCTAAAAGATCATGTCCTAAACGGTGAATCGTATGAGTTATGGAAAGTTGATGAAGAAGTCGGTAATATTATTCTTTTTCAGAAATATGAGGGCAAAATCTTTTATAATGATGCGAAAAATATAAGTGGTTTACTTGTTTTAAAGATAAATAAGGATAAAGAGATTACTTCCTACCAGCAAACCATGTTGTATTCTTTTGAAGAATATGATAAAAAAGAGATTTTACCAGCTATTAAAGCCATTGAAAATCTATATAAAAATGACCATTTAAAATCAGGTAGCAAGGTGACGAAAATTGAACTTGGTTATTATCCTCTTGTTCAATTATCAGAATCGCAAGTATTAGCCCCAACTTGGCATATTGTTGTTGATAGTCAAGTAGATTACTATGTGAATGCATTTGAGGGGCAAATCTTAGAAATAATGGAGTGA
- a CDS encoding CxxH/CxxC protein: MIVLIKCCEEHIELALDVYVDNHELPPDMKRLSEDEKLLTTCEFCQNEATYVVGN, encoded by the coding sequence ATGATCGTATTGATAAAGTGTTGTGAAGAACATATTGAGCTAGCATTAGATGTTTACGTGGATAACCACGAGCTACCACCAGACATGAAACGACTTTCAGAGGATGAAAAGTTATTAACAACCTGTGAATTTTGTCAAAACGAAGCGACATATGTTGTGGGGAACTAG
- the rlmH gene encoding 23S rRNA (pseudouridine(1915)-N(3))-methyltransferase RlmH, with protein MNITIFSIGKLKEKYLKQGIDEYLKRLTAYAKVEVIELPDEKAPETLSDVEMEQIKQKEGERILSKISDDTHVIALAIEGKMKSSEQLASDMDRLATYGKSKIAFIIGGSLGLSSDVMKRANDTLSFSKMTFPHQLMRLILLEQVYRAFRINRGEPYHK; from the coding sequence GTGAATATTACAATATTCAGTATAGGAAAACTAAAAGAGAAATATTTAAAGCAAGGAATAGATGAGTACTTAAAACGACTGACTGCTTATGCAAAGGTCGAGGTTATTGAATTACCAGATGAAAAAGCCCCGGAAACATTAAGTGATGTCGAAATGGAACAAATTAAACAAAAAGAGGGCGAACGGATATTAAGTAAGATCTCAGATGATACCCATGTTATTGCATTAGCGATCGAAGGGAAAATGAAATCCTCTGAGCAGCTTGCTAGTGATATGGACCGACTTGCTACATATGGAAAAAGTAAAATTGCATTTATTATCGGTGGTTCTCTCGGGCTAAGTAGTGATGTGATGAAGCGGGCGAATGATACTCTATCATTTTCGAAGATGACGTTTCCACATCAGTTGATGAGGTTGATATTATTGGAACAGGTTTATCGGGCGTTTCGGATTAATCGGGGGGAACCGTACCATAAGTAA
- a CDS encoding cytochrome ubiquinol oxidase subunit I, which yields MDNVLLARMLFGSSLIFHIIFATLGVGLTLMILIAEIMRVVRKDSDYGILAKRWTKAVAILLGVAIPSGTIVAVMLALLWPGFIEVVGQVIALPFTLEIFAFFIEALFLSIYVYAASRLSSAMRIISVFFVALGATASAVLITNVQSWMNTPTGFNVVNGEITDVRPWEAVLNPAFGYTAVHVASSAYMATAFVVASVAAYQLLKPNLKQSEKTYHRKGLMIALVFGAITSLWTATNGHTSAVGLHNNVPVKLAAAEGLFVTQSNAPLAIFGTPDPEANRVVGGIEVPGMLSYLATGSTDGVVIGLNEFPRDEWPPLFVHTLFNIMVGIGTLLIGLSFGALAYRIVFKKREYPNWLLIPLIGSGPLAMLGIETGWIFACIGRQPWTIYGIQRTAEAATKSANLGTFFVIFISLYVFLLVITALVMRYYFRRNPLINEFDSQTTPV from the coding sequence ATGGATAACGTATTGCTTGCTAGAATGCTGTTTGGGTCTTCCCTGATATTCCATATTATTTTTGCCACATTAGGAGTTGGCCTTACGCTAATGATTCTCATTGCTGAAATTATGAGAGTTGTTAGAAAAGACAGTGACTATGGAATCCTTGCAAAGAGATGGACAAAGGCGGTTGCTATATTACTTGGTGTGGCAATTCCATCTGGCACGATTGTCGCTGTAATGCTTGCATTATTATGGCCAGGTTTTATCGAGGTAGTAGGCCAAGTCATTGCTTTACCTTTTACGTTGGAAATATTCGCATTCTTTATTGAGGCTTTATTCCTTTCGATTTACGTGTATGCTGCTAGTCGATTAAGTTCTGCGATGCGAATCATTAGTGTCTTTTTCGTCGCACTTGGAGCTACAGCATCTGCTGTATTAATTACCAATGTACAATCATGGATGAATACCCCAACTGGATTTAATGTTGTGAATGGAGAAATTACAGATGTTCGTCCGTGGGAAGCGGTTCTAAATCCAGCGTTTGGGTATACGGCTGTGCATGTTGCAAGCAGTGCATATATGGCAACTGCGTTTGTCGTTGCTTCCGTTGCAGCTTATCAATTATTAAAACCTAATTTGAAACAAAGTGAAAAAACGTATCATCGAAAAGGGCTAATGATTGCTCTTGTTTTTGGAGCAATTACATCCCTTTGGACTGCAACAAATGGTCATACATCTGCTGTAGGATTACATAATAACGTACCAGTTAAGTTAGCCGCGGCTGAAGGGCTATTTGTCACACAGTCAAATGCTCCACTAGCCATTTTTGGTACACCTGACCCAGAAGCAAACCGGGTTGTCGGCGGTATTGAAGTACCAGGTATGCTCAGCTATCTGGCAACTGGCTCTACGGATGGGGTGGTGATTGGACTAAATGAATTTCCACGGGACGAGTGGCCGCCTCTATTTGTTCATACATTATTTAACATCATGGTAGGCATTGGAACTTTACTAATTGGGCTGTCATTTGGAGCATTAGCTTATCGGATTGTTTTTAAAAAACGAGAATATCCAAACTGGCTACTAATTCCCTTAATCGGAAGCGGACCTCTTGCCATGCTTGGCATTGAAACCGGCTGGATTTTTGCCTGCATTGGAAGGCAACCTTGGACAATTTATGGCATACAACGGACTGCAGAAGCTGCAACTAAATCAGCAAACCTCGGAACTTTCTTTGTCATATTTATTTCACTCTATGTTTTCTTATTAGTAATAACAGCACTAGTTATGCGTTACTATTTCCGCCGCAATCCACTTATAAATGAATTTGACAGTCAAACCACACCGGTTTAG
- a CDS encoding MBL fold metallo-hydrolase translates to MSMHFSVLASGSTGNAFYVGTDKHSLLVDAGLSGKQMELLFKGIDRSVRDLSGILVTHEHSDHIKGLGVLARKYKLPVYANEKTWKAMEHNIGEIPLDQKFIFGMNTVQSFGSLDVESFGVSHDAAEPMFYVFHYEGKKVVLITDTGYVSDRMKGTIKNADAYVFESNHDVEMLRMGHYPWSIKRRILSDVGHVSNEDAALAMTEVIGDRTKRIYLAHLSTDNNMKDLAKMAVQQTIESKGYVIGEQFDLYDTDPKVPTKLAYV, encoded by the coding sequence ATGAGTATGCATTTTAGTGTACTTGCTAGTGGTAGTACAGGAAATGCGTTTTACGTTGGAACGGACAAGCACTCCCTGTTAGTGGATGCAGGACTAAGTGGAAAACAGATGGAGTTATTATTTAAAGGAATTGATCGAAGCGTTCGGGATTTATCTGGAATTTTAGTAACCCATGAACATAGTGACCATATCAAAGGATTAGGAGTACTTGCTCGGAAATATAAGCTTCCTGTCTATGCAAATGAAAAAACGTGGAAAGCTATGGAACATAATATTGGGGAAATTCCATTAGACCAAAAGTTTATTTTTGGAATGAACACCGTACAATCTTTCGGAAGCCTTGATGTAGAATCGTTTGGGGTTTCACATGACGCAGCAGAACCGATGTTTTATGTATTTCATTATGAAGGCAAAAAGGTAGTTCTTATCACAGATACAGGATATGTGAGTGATCGGATGAAGGGAACGATAAAAAATGCGGATGCCTACGTTTTTGAAAGTAACCATGATGTAGAAATGCTTCGGATGGGACATTATCCATGGAGTATAAAGCGTCGTATCTTAAGTGATGTTGGCCATGTATCAAATGAAGATGCTGCCTTAGCGATGACTGAGGTAATTGGTGACCGAACAAAGAGAATCTACCTGGCACATTTAAGTACTGATAATAATATGAAAGATTTGGCTAAAATGGCCGTTCAACAAACGATTGAAAGCAAAGGCTACGTGATCGGAGAACAATTCGACCTTTACGATACAGATCCAAAAGTTCCAACCAAACTAGCATATGTCTAA